The Apium graveolens cultivar Ventura chromosome 3, ASM990537v1, whole genome shotgun sequence sequence GAACTCGTGTTTATGATCATTTGGAGAATAAAGAATGATATAGAGTTTTGATGTTACTAGTTTGTTACTTTAATTTACAGCTAATTGCAACTGTAATGTAGCGTAAATCAGGTGCTGAGAACAAAAAGGCATACTTAACTTTGAACAAAACCAGTAGATACATGATCGCGTAGATTCAAACCCTAGGCTTACATTAGTTTGCAATTAAGCTTTTTTGTATAATCAAACCACACATATTTATATATCCTGCGATGATCATAGAAGATTGTATCTTGTTTCATTCCAAAGTGGCCGATTCAGGCATTAGTATTCTGGACTGTGGCCAAGCACGATCTTCAAAAGTAGGGACCAGTTGAAGTTCGGATATGCTACTGCTATGTACACTTACAAAACCAAGGGCTCAAAATGGTAAGGATAAAGGCTACCATATATATCAGGAAAGCCACCACTAGTACAAATTTGTTTTCCAGCTTGATTGAGTTCGGGATGATGAATGAGAGTAGGGAAATAAAGCTTATAAATGAGGATGAACGGCCCAGAGAGAACTTAATGCACGAAGACGCTGAAAGTATTCCCCAAATGCAAGCAATCCACGAGCAGCTTGGCTAATGGTCAAGATTCGCGACATCTGTTGCAATGTCTGCTGTCGAAGGTGATCTGCCTAATAATTTACAAGACAAACCGTCAGTCTAGACATTAAGAGATTGATTGTAACTGCAAAAATGTTAAAAACGGTAAAATCATGACAAGTCTAAAGAAGACTGAAGTAAAGCTTCAATATATGAGGGGTGAAAGTGCAGTTACCTGGTTCATGAAGCACTCTAAAGATTCCAGCCTCTCCATTGCTGAGGCCATCTGAGAACCGAAACTTCCTCCACCTAGATTGTCATTTATAATACACTGAGCCAGAGTCTGCTCGAGTTTATCCATTCCTTGTGACAGTGCATCCTCAGCTTGCTGGCATGAGTGGCGCAGCTTACACACACTTACAAGCTGTTGTTCAGTCAATGGCTCGATCTGGGGCACTAAAATCTGCAGAAAATTAAATCATCAAGCAGCTTCAATTTCCTGAGCTGGGAATTGTGATACACGTGTTTACCAACCAGAAATATActcccttccaattgtttacatttctgaaGAAGTGTctggcacgcattttaaggtgcataaaaagtatagttatgtaacttatttttacaattttctttttctgaataaaagttgaatgttttaatttttattcagaaaaacaaaattgtaaaaaaaaaattacagaactatactttatatgcaccttaaaatgcgtgtcggataCTCTTtgaaaaatgtaaacaattgaaagggacggagggagcaTGTAATTAAGCAAATAACTGCTTAATATGACTGTGTGAGTAAGTCTACTAAATGCGTTAGTGAAGCACTATCTAgtattttttctcttttctttttatCTACAGAGATCATTTCACTTTACTGAATATGAAAGTACATACATGTGTTTTTAAGCCTAAAACAAAGAACCCAGGGCAATCAAGTCATAATCACAGGTATACATAAACATCTTTTCAAACAAGTATAGAATTATTTTTTATATGACATACTTCAAGGACCTGTAAAAGCATAATTATGCTTTATTGGAAACTTTATTAGCCAAGTTGTTTTAAAGCTTGTTGATGTATTGTTTCCATTACAGATGTTTGAAGAATGTAATAGAACATGTGAACATGCATTGACTATCACAGAGGATAACACTTGGACATAGTAAAATTTACTTGACTTGCCTGAATAATCTCAGATGGCTTGAATCCTCCGATCCATAGGAAGAAACGCTCAACTGGAGATCTATACATGCCATGCATTACATGGAAGACATCAGTCTTGGCAGCCTCTGCTTTCATACGGAACAGATCACGAAAGTGAGCTAGACCACCCTCAACGTGCACACGAAGTTCTGTCTCACCTATCTGAGCCTGCAGAACATTCCTAAGTTGACAGTTCTTTTTTTCCTGGAGTTCTACCCAGAGCCCGTATTCAATCTCAAAGGAGATAAGTCCTGCAATTTCATTAAGGATTCATATTTTAGATGGAACAAGATTTTACACACAATAAAATTACAAAGGATAATGTGAACTTGATTAAATGCAACAAAAATTATCCAAACAGACTGATTTCACATTTCCATTATGTATTGTTTGAAAGTTTCCAATTGCTGGCTTAGAGATAGCAGAAAAAGAAGCCGAAAAAGAATGGAAAACGATAGAATTAGATAAAAATAGCAGTGGCGCGATTGTTGGGCACATGAATGTGCAGACCTGAATTAATAGATCCAGAACGGCCAGCACTCAGAGGACTCCCAGTGTACAGACCCTGTTAGCAGCAACTTGCTGATTCATCATACAATAAAAAAAACAACAGACAGACATGTTTAAGTGAATAAAAACACTCCTGTTACAATCAAAATAATCTAACCTGTTTAGTTCTATCAATTTCGAGCTCCAGTTGTGCCAACTTTAAACTACTTGTTTCGAGTTGCTGAACATATGCCTAGAAGAAAGCAAACATAGAAGGTAACTAGTAAGTGGTCTTTTAGTACATCTCAACATACTTCTTCTTATTACAAGCGTCACTCTATCACTCTATGTACCTTTTTGCGCTGACGACTTTTACGTGCAGCTTCACGATTTTGTGCTAGCCGTCTTTGCAACTGCGATAACATCAAATTAATCATTATATCCATAGAAAACAACCTCAATTAGACTTTAGGAGCAAAAGAGAAGAATGTGCAGAGAAATAGTCACCTTGTCACATTTAGTTTTTCCTACTTGGTTATCAGACGAATCTCCTAGTGATTCTTGGGAAGTGTATGACTAAAGAAGTCAAGTTTTAGAACATCAATAAATATAACATAAACGAGAATCATCCGTTTTCAAAAAATATCATACAATTGGTACCTTGTTGAGCAGCCTTGTATCTGACTGTAAAATCGTACAAGTGCTTGTAATATTTACACCACTGTCCGCTGCCAATATGTCCTCCCATGTGCTGATATGGTGCAGCGGATCAAATATCCCCATCCTTCTTGCTGTCGCAAATTGAGTCGACGGAGAGGCCATATAATGTTGCTTCATGAAACAATATAACAAAGCATCAGCAAGTCTGGTGAAGTTACAGATGCAAGCGTCAACGATACATATTGAATAGGTACAGACTGATTTGTTAGTCTCTACTCTCTAGCTAGTACTGCAAATCAGTAAGTAGAGAGAAAACTGCAATTTTTTTTGACCATCCTGCTAAGAGGATCTTCAATAACACACGAGAAAATGACCAAAATAACACGAGAAAGTGTGCAGAGTATCTAAACTGGTACATGCAGATTGCAGAAGACATGCAAATAATCAAACGTGCATGCACAGATGATCACCAAATCACACAAATCATGGTTACCTATCAAAGAAGTATATCTAGCGATTCTTGTCAATTTTTCGTTGTCAAACTCTTTCTTAGTAACTTATCTGAGAACAAAGAGAAGGTAAAATATGACAGAGCAGTGACTCAAAACTGGTTATCAACAATTATAAAGAAAAAATAGGGATCTCAGCTAGGTGGAAAGTGATGCAGCCTTCCCCAAACACTTATATAAGCGTATTCTGACACATGCACACACATCATCACTAGCTAGTGTTGAGAAAAGTAAAACCAATTAACTCGAGGAAAAAAAAAGACTGAGGGATCACTAAGCCATTCATTAGTGGATGTTCCGGTTATATTTTTTACCCTCTCAATTTAATTTTTTACAAATATACGACGCAATTTAATGAATTTTGAGGTGATTGTACAAAACACTTATAAGAAAATTGGAAATTTGGATATAGCTTATAAACTATGATGATACCGTTAATGCTCTGCATGTTTTACAATTTTAATATATAAAAGATACTAGCTTAACTTCAACCGAAATTGATTCATTTACAAATAAGaacataataaaaaaattaatttcaactTAATCCGAAATTGACCTAATTCAACTTATTCCGAAATTGACATGTTAAACTAGGTCTGTAGAGGTAATCCGCTCAATCGCCCGCACCGCTAACAATCACACCACTTGTTGCGGTTAATCACAAAATGCGGATCGAATGCGAATTAAAAATACAGGAATAGCAAATCCGTGGATTGACCGCGgatttgatttttaaataatGGCAAAAATTAAACCTAAACCGCAACCGCAACCGCAAAccgctatatatatatatcaaaaatataaatataaatattattatatattataaattaccgTATATAAAAGTTATAGATTAAAAAAAATTGGGCTTTCGGGGTGTTTGTCTTTGGGATACTATCTTTTTATTTTGTCTAGTATATATACGATTCGATGTGTTTTACAATTTC is a genomic window containing:
- the LOC141711672 gene encoding transcription factor TGA1-like isoform X2, which encodes MASPSTQFATARRMGIFDPLHHISTWEDILAADSGVNITSTCTILQSDTRLLNKSYTSQESLGDSSDNQVGKTKCDKLQRRLAQNREAARKSRQRKKAYVQQLETSSLKLAQLELEIDRTKQGLYTGSPLSAGRSGSINSGLISFEIEYGLWVELQEKKNCQLRNVLQAQIGETELRVHVEGGLAHFRDLFRMKAEAAKTDVFHVMHGMYRSPVERFFLWIGGFKPSEIIQILVPQIEPLTEQQLVSVCKLRHSCQQAEDALSQGMDKLEQTLAQCIINDNLGGGSFGSQMASAMERLESLECFMNQADHLRQQTLQQMSRILTISQAARGLLAFGEYFQRLRALSSLWAVHPHL
- the LOC141711672 gene encoding transcription factor TGA1-like isoform X1; protein product: MKQHYMASPSTQFATARRMGIFDPLHHISTWEDILAADSGVNITSTCTILQSDTRLLNKSYTSQESLGDSSDNQVGKTKCDKLQRRLAQNREAARKSRQRKKAYVQQLETSSLKLAQLELEIDRTKQGLYTGSPLSAGRSGSINSGLISFEIEYGLWVELQEKKNCQLRNVLQAQIGETELRVHVEGGLAHFRDLFRMKAEAAKTDVFHVMHGMYRSPVERFFLWIGGFKPSEIIQILVPQIEPLTEQQLVSVCKLRHSCQQAEDALSQGMDKLEQTLAQCIINDNLGGGSFGSQMASAMERLESLECFMNQADHLRQQTLQQMSRILTISQAARGLLAFGEYFQRLRALSSLWAVHPHL